One Pirellulales bacterium genomic window carries:
- a CDS encoding PIG-L deacetylase family protein: MIAPHPDDEILGCGGVMARHTAGGDEVHVAVVTRGAPEVYREEQVAQTRAELKEAHGLLGIKSVQYLDFPAPRMDTIPRHTVADAIRRVIDELQPHTLYVPHFGDMHFEHGLTYQACLVAARPAGRIVVHRILAYETLSETEWGPPLAGYAFQPTVFVDIDACLSKKLAAMGCIKSQLFSAPHPRSLANLEALARLRGSTAGLKAAEAFVLVREIREEASAD; encoded by the coding sequence GTGATAGCACCCCATCCGGATGACGAAATTCTCGGCTGCGGGGGTGTTATGGCGCGACACACTGCCGGCGGCGACGAAGTGCATGTGGCCGTGGTTACGCGGGGCGCCCCCGAGGTTTACCGCGAAGAACAGGTTGCCCAAACCCGTGCCGAGTTAAAAGAAGCTCACGGCTTATTGGGCATCAAAAGCGTTCAATACCTTGATTTTCCCGCGCCCCGCATGGATACGATTCCGAGGCACACGGTGGCCGACGCCATTCGCCGGGTGATCGACGAACTGCAGCCTCACACACTGTACGTTCCGCACTTTGGCGACATGCACTTCGAACATGGTCTAACGTACCAGGCCTGTCTGGTTGCTGCTCGTCCTGCGGGACGAATTGTGGTGCATCGCATTTTGGCCTACGAAACGCTTTCGGAAACTGAGTGGGGACCGCCCCTTGCCGGCTACGCTTTCCAGCCCACGGTGTTTGTCGACATCGATGCATGTTTATCCAAGAAATTAGCTGCCATGGGGTGTATCAAGAGTCAACTATTCTCTGCGCCGCACCCCCGTTCGTTGGCGAATTTAGAGGCCTTGGCCCGGCTTCGAGGCAGCACGGCCGGATTGAAAGCTGCTGAGGCGTTCGTGCTGGTGCGCGAGATTCGTGAAGAGGCGTCTGCGGATTGA
- a CDS encoding ATP-grasp domain-containing protein yields the protein MSKARRIKILFTSAGRRVALMRAFRESLHRLGLMSQIYAGDAKKNAPALFVADEKVLLPQIQDPNWIPTLKQFCQDQQIDLVVPLIDPELIPLSRHREEFAAQGTTLLVCDEETNRISNDKNLTEGFFRKHDIDTPRLLSIDELEHKYDWKQPVLMKPADGSSSVGVVKIYNLEELHFFWNRTPNPMIQSCIKGQEYTVDVLVDFSGHALCAVPRMRIETRAGEVSKGITCKSRDIMDAARRVAEALPGARGCLTIQCFRVADTGKLSFIEINPRFGGGYPLSYAAGADYPGWILAQLAGLPFRIEFDGWRDGVAMLRYDAAVFPQSEELA from the coding sequence ATGTCCAAAGCTCGCCGAATCAAAATCTTGTTCACAAGCGCCGGCCGGCGTGTGGCGTTGATGCGCGCCTTTCGTGAGTCGCTGCATCGGTTGGGACTGATGAGCCAAATTTATGCTGGCGATGCCAAGAAAAACGCCCCAGCTCTATTCGTGGCGGACGAAAAAGTCCTTTTGCCGCAGATCCAGGATCCAAATTGGATTCCCACTTTGAAGCAATTCTGCCAGGACCAGCAAATTGATCTGGTCGTGCCCCTGATCGACCCCGAGTTAATTCCTTTAAGCAGGCACCGGGAAGAATTCGCCGCACAGGGAACCACGCTGCTGGTCTGCGACGAGGAAACCAATCGAATATCCAACGACAAAAATCTGACGGAAGGTTTTTTTCGCAAGCATGACATTGATACTCCGCGGCTGCTGTCGATTGACGAATTAGAACACAAGTACGATTGGAAACAGCCGGTTTTGATGAAGCCCGCTGACGGCAGCAGCAGCGTCGGAGTCGTTAAAATATACAATTTGGAAGAGTTGCATTTTTTTTGGAATCGCACGCCCAATCCCATGATTCAGTCATGCATCAAGGGACAAGAATATACCGTCGACGTGCTGGTTGATTTTTCTGGCCATGCCTTGTGCGCCGTGCCACGCATGCGAATTGAAACACGAGCTGGTGAGGTCAGCAAAGGAATCACATGTAAAAGCCGCGACATTATGGACGCTGCTCGCCGGGTGGCGGAGGCTTTGCCCGGCGCTCGCGGGTGCCTGACGATCCAATGTTTTCGCGTAGCGGACACCGGAAAATTGTCGTTCATTGAAATCAATCCACGCTTTGGGGGCGGATATCCGTTATCTTACGCCGCGGGAGCAGATTATCCCGGCTGGATTTTGGCACAGCTGGCGGGATTGCCGTTTCGTATTGAATTCGACGGTTGGCGCGATGGCGTGGCAATGCTGCGTTATGATGCGGCCGTGTTTCCTCAGAGCGAGGAGCTGGCATGA
- a CDS encoding HAD family hydrolase, whose amino-acid sequence MIHGVDRNAVIVFDLDDTLYPEHDFVASGFQAVDEELRRRSIQGFFSTAQKLFQGGLRGTVIDVALAQLGVETTPKLIAELVEIYRSHNPRLQLFPDARWVLEHFGTTTKMGLLTDGFGRTQRNKVRALGLDSRFTATMYTDDLGPEQRKPSLVPFQKIAGALGMQDEPQCLVYVADNPKKDFIAPNQLGWLTIRIQRGSGEYSALEPVEKNHAAKCEIHTLEQLPNILNS is encoded by the coding sequence ATGATCCACGGCGTGGACCGAAACGCGGTTATCGTGTTTGATTTGGACGATACCTTGTATCCGGAACACGATTTTGTCGCCAGCGGATTCCAAGCCGTCGACGAAGAGCTCCGCCGCCGCAGCATTCAAGGGTTTTTTTCCACAGCCCAAAAGTTATTTCAAGGTGGTCTGCGCGGAACGGTGATTGATGTCGCCCTAGCGCAACTCGGAGTTGAAACGACCCCCAAACTGATTGCCGAGCTTGTCGAAATCTATCGATCTCATAACCCTCGATTGCAACTTTTTCCCGACGCCAGATGGGTTCTGGAACATTTTGGTACGACCACGAAGATGGGATTACTGACCGACGGATTTGGTCGAACTCAGCGAAATAAGGTGCGGGCACTGGGATTAGATTCCCGGTTTACAGCCACGATGTATACCGACGATTTAGGCCCCGAGCAGCGAAAACCGTCGCTGGTCCCCTTTCAAAAAATCGCGGGGGCATTGGGAATGCAAGATGAACCGCAGTGTTTGGTGTATGTGGCCGATAACCCCAAAAAAGATTTTATTGCTCCCAATCAGCTAGGCTGGTTAACCATCCGCATCCAACGCGGCAGCGGGGAATATTCGGCATTGGAACCGGTAGAAAAAAATCATGCGGCAAAGTGCGAAATTCACACCTTGGAACAGCTACCGAATATTTTGAATTCATAA
- a CDS encoding acyl carrier protein → MDNIENVRAKVNATIQHVLEGTSRPRRPFEDDDLLFAEVGLDSLDLAQVVVILEQELGVDPFRQCGTHIRTFSDLVRGYQAALEKRA, encoded by the coding sequence ATGGATAACATTGAAAACGTTCGGGCTAAGGTAAACGCGACGATCCAGCATGTGCTGGAAGGAACCAGCCGTCCACGGAGGCCATTTGAAGACGATGATTTGTTATTTGCCGAGGTTGGCCTCGATTCGCTCGATCTGGCCCAAGTCGTGGTCATCCTGGAACAAGAGCTGGGAGTTGATCCGTTTCGCCAATGCGGCACTCACATTCGCACATTTTCCGATCTGGTTCGCGGTTACCAGGCCGCGTTGGAAAAGCGGGCTTGA
- a CDS encoding acetyltransferase, with protein MHDLIVVGAGGFAREIRQFIPQCFPAGSVRLKGFLSHNPRDLERFKIPEPVLAAPEKYTPEKNDRFLLGIGDIDHRRRVTEELTARGAIFLSLIHPTAYVDASAKLGEGCVIYPFVTIMNEAKLANFVAMNIYASAGHDTQIGQFCNLSPYATMNGFSILEEEVFLGTHATVQASNRVGRGSKVSANSVVTQNVGPETLVFGVPGRHTPLISNRA; from the coding sequence ATGCACGATCTCATCGTCGTTGGTGCCGGCGGTTTTGCCCGGGAAATCCGTCAATTCATTCCGCAATGTTTTCCCGCGGGCAGTGTGCGATTAAAAGGTTTTTTGTCGCACAATCCGCGTGATTTGGAACGGTTCAAAATCCCCGAGCCGGTCCTCGCGGCCCCCGAAAAATACACGCCCGAGAAGAACGATCGTTTTCTGTTGGGAATCGGCGATATCGATCACCGCCGTCGCGTCACGGAAGAGCTAACTGCCCGCGGAGCGATTTTTCTCTCTCTGATTCATCCCACGGCCTATGTCGACGCCAGCGCGAAATTGGGCGAGGGCTGCGTTATTTATCCGTTTGTGACCATCATGAACGAAGCCAAATTGGCCAATTTCGTGGCGATGAACATCTATGCGTCCGCCGGACACGATACCCAGATCGGGCAGTTTTGTAACTTGTCCCCCTATGCCACCATGAACGGTTTTAGCATCCTGGAAGAGGAAGTATTTTTGGGAACACATGCCACGGTGCAGGCATCGAATCGCGTGGGACGAGGTTCAAAGGTTAGTGCCAATTCGGTGGTCACCCAAAACGTGGGCCCGGAGACCTTGGTATTTGGCGTTCCTGGCAGGCATACTCCTTTAATATCTAATCGAGCATAA
- a CDS encoding HAD-IIIC family phosphatase — MALQPKRIAVLCSFNLDLLKRPLSEALARAGLQAEFYFTGYGMWEPEALNPQSPLHQFAPEVAVLFADATDLLPPLHPGDLLPRRADAAATAGAAWQRLTTVINGLLASLSPQSTLLVHNFARPSLNPLGTLEDNGGFSAGAAVDILNELLRTLAESNPRVRIIDYVGFVGEHGRNALFDDRLWHLGRMRLGRGALSQVAALYSRYLSALYVPQRKCLVLDLDNTLWGGVLGEDGPQGIALGQEGVGLAFREFQLAILALAQRGVVLAVASKNNPADALEVLDQHPEMVLRRRDFACLEIHWNPKSESLPRIAQNLNLGLDSFVFWDDEPREREAVRSQHPAVLVPEVPGDPSAYARTLLSLDCFDVVNLTEEDRRRGEMYRQETDRQQWITAAPPSDLGEFYRSLGMIVSITHPDVYAVPRFSQLTQRTNQFNFTTRRYTEGDIRAKLSNPSYGLYAISLQDRFGKQGLIGAAIVERRSDAWLLDTFLMSCRALGRGVEDAFLATLATEAAEAGSALHGTFISTKKNAPARQFLERLNIPLQSAGDENLKFKIDAAQVVFPQWISKQEGGSANGQ; from the coding sequence ATGGCTTTGCAGCCCAAGCGCATTGCGGTACTGTGCTCGTTCAACTTGGACTTGCTGAAGCGGCCGTTGAGCGAGGCGCTGGCGCGCGCCGGGTTGCAGGCTGAGTTCTACTTCACCGGCTATGGCATGTGGGAGCCGGAAGCGTTGAATCCGCAATCCCCGCTGCATCAATTTGCCCCGGAAGTGGCGGTGCTGTTTGCCGATGCAACTGATCTTCTTCCGCCCTTGCATCCCGGCGATTTATTGCCGCGCCGCGCCGATGCTGCAGCCACTGCCGGCGCCGCTTGGCAACGCTTGACGACCGTCATCAACGGACTGCTGGCGAGTTTGTCGCCACAATCAACGTTACTCGTTCACAATTTTGCGCGGCCCAGCCTTAACCCACTGGGCACGCTGGAAGACAACGGCGGATTTTCCGCCGGCGCGGCGGTTGATATTCTTAACGAACTGCTCCGCACATTGGCCGAATCGAATCCGCGGGTGCGAATAATCGATTACGTGGGCTTTGTGGGAGAACATGGGCGGAACGCCTTATTCGACGATCGGCTGTGGCACTTGGGCCGGATGCGGCTTGGCCGCGGAGCGTTGAGCCAGGTGGCCGCACTTTACTCGCGATACTTGTCCGCACTTTATGTACCGCAGCGGAAATGCTTGGTGCTGGATTTGGATAACACGCTCTGGGGCGGGGTGCTGGGCGAGGACGGCCCGCAGGGAATTGCTCTGGGGCAGGAGGGCGTCGGTTTAGCGTTTCGCGAATTCCAACTGGCTATTTTGGCGTTGGCACAGCGCGGCGTGGTGTTGGCTGTGGCCAGCAAAAACAACCCGGCCGACGCTTTGGAAGTGCTCGATCAGCATCCGGAAATGGTGCTGCGGCGGCGCGATTTCGCTTGCCTGGAAATTCACTGGAATCCAAAGTCGGAGTCTCTGCCCCGGATCGCTCAAAACTTGAACTTGGGGTTGGATAGCTTTGTGTTTTGGGACGATGAGCCGCGGGAACGGGAAGCGGTTCGCAGCCAACATCCGGCCGTGCTAGTGCCGGAAGTGCCCGGGGATCCTTCCGCCTATGCCCGGACGTTGTTGAGCCTGGATTGTTTCGACGTGGTGAATTTGACGGAAGAAGACCGTCGCCGAGGCGAAATGTACCGCCAGGAGACCGATCGACAACAGTGGATCACGGCCGCCCCGCCGAGCGACCTGGGAGAATTTTATCGTTCGCTGGGAATGATTGTCAGCATCACGCATCCCGATGTCTATGCAGTTCCGCGCTTCTCGCAGTTGACACAGCGCACGAACCAATTCAATTTCACAACGCGCCGATACACCGAGGGAGACATCCGAGCCAAATTGTCTAATCCATCATACGGACTGTACGCCATCAGCCTTCAAGACCGCTTTGGCAAGCAGGGCCTAATCGGCGCGGCGATTGTGGAACGACGGAGTGACGCCTGGCTGCTGGATACATTTCTGATGAGTTGCCGGGCCCTGGGGCGCGGCGTGGAAGACGCTTTTTTGGCGACCTTGGCCACGGAAGCGGCGGAAGCGGGATCGGCTTTGCACGGGACGTTTATTTCCACCAAAAAGAACGCTCCAGCGCGGCAATTTCTCGAACGATTGAACATTCCTCTACAGTCGGCTGGCGACGAAAACTTGAAGTTCAAAATCGACGCCGCTCAAGTGGTCTTTCCGCAGTGGATCAGCAAGCAAGAAGGGGGCAGCGCGAATGGGCAATGA
- a CDS encoding acyl carrier protein — protein MGNEFLRKLVADTLQLPLDAVPGDASSETLDAWDSLRHLDIIMAVEAATNVTFQTTEIVELTSLDKLAAALVSHGWKP, from the coding sequence ATGGGCAATGAATTCTTGCGAAAGCTGGTGGCCGACACGCTGCAATTGCCATTGGATGCGGTTCCCGGCGATGCCAGCAGCGAAACGCTGGATGCCTGGGATTCGCTGCGCCACTTGGATATTATCATGGCGGTCGAAGCCGCCACGAATGTCACTTTTCAGACCACGGAAATTGTCGAGCTGACTTCGCTCGACAAACTGGCAGCCGCGTTGGTCAGCCACGGCTGGAAACCGTAA
- a CDS encoding glycosyltransferase family 4 protein, with protein sequence MNPRPLRLLFVIGSLASGGAERQLVTLARELTARGHHVEFFTYRAQNFYQPLLDEAGIPLHCHVKQRKVSWNMVRELRGLLRNGKFDVVLSFMSGPNVWTLLAAVGLRVRPKIVVSERLIAHESVLGRSGLLSLAIIDRTYRFADHLTLNSYSQRDEYAEKYPWIRSKVSCIWNGVEMDKFQSTPLPPWQDPLQLLAVGRIAVYKNWHCLVDALAILRDEHGVQPVVRHAGKRTDLTPPHERYRIELEKRISALGLSAQWQWLGEVHTVPERLAEHHALVHPSIAEGLPNVVCEALASGRPVIIGNVLDHPRLIQDGQTGFLFDPHDPRALAEALLRLRNLSAEQAAQMGRAARVFAETHLSTQRFADEYEHLFRRLIEPVLHNT encoded by the coding sequence ATGAATCCACGTCCGCTTCGATTATTGTTCGTTATCGGCAGTCTGGCATCGGGGGGCGCTGAGCGGCAGTTGGTAACGCTGGCCCGAGAATTGACCGCGCGCGGCCATCATGTCGAATTCTTTACCTACCGGGCACAAAATTTTTATCAACCGTTGCTCGATGAAGCTGGTATCCCGCTGCATTGCCACGTGAAGCAACGCAAAGTGTCCTGGAACATGGTGCGGGAATTACGCGGCTTACTTCGTAACGGAAAATTTGACGTTGTACTGTCGTTTATGTCAGGGCCCAACGTCTGGACTTTGTTGGCGGCGGTAGGATTGCGGGTTCGTCCAAAAATTGTTGTTTCGGAGCGATTAATCGCTCACGAAAGCGTGCTCGGCCGCTCAGGATTACTCAGCTTGGCGATTATCGATCGCACCTATCGGTTCGCTGACCACTTAACGCTAAATTCTTACTCTCAACGAGATGAGTACGCGGAAAAATATCCCTGGATTCGTTCGAAGGTTTCGTGCATTTGGAACGGTGTGGAAATGGATAAATTCCAATCTACACCGCTGCCGCCATGGCAAGACCCATTGCAGCTGTTGGCTGTTGGTCGCATCGCAGTTTACAAAAATTGGCATTGCCTAGTTGATGCTTTGGCCATCTTACGAGATGAACATGGAGTACAACCTGTCGTCAGGCACGCAGGGAAACGCACCGATTTGACGCCGCCGCATGAGCGCTATCGGATCGAATTGGAGAAACGCATTTCGGCTTTGGGCCTCTCCGCGCAGTGGCAATGGTTGGGAGAAGTTCATACGGTCCCGGAGCGCTTGGCCGAGCATCATGCGTTAGTCCACCCGTCGATTGCGGAAGGATTACCCAACGTTGTTTGCGAGGCGCTTGCCAGCGGCCGACCGGTTATTATTGGTAATGTCCTGGATCATCCCCGATTGATTCAAGACGGCCAGACCGGCTTTTTGTTTGATCCGCACGATCCGCGGGCCTTGGCCGAGGCGCTATTGCGTCTGCGAAATCTCTCTGCGGAGCAAGCAGCGCAGATGGGGCGCGCCGCCAGGGTCTTTGCCGAAACCCACTTATCGACGCAACGATTTGCCGATGAATACGAACATTTATTTAGGCGGCTGATCGAGCCTGTACTTCATAATACTTAA
- a CDS encoding AMP-binding protein, with protein sequence MSGPDELWQHWQRLPIVTKQHLQDHFDPIKMVAELGLQGKASSTGGSTGEPTRYFHDHAMLRASMAGQLFVRQEQGWRLGMPLIRIWGSERDIGRQATLRNRVSLRVQNHWLIDGYRMDEHTVDRVCQLINRLQPVALMGFTTMLEFFADACLRRNETFPPGAIRTAWNGGEMLFDHQIELAKRVFGVPILNNYGGRELLAMAYQTGENTALKVVRPWLFLEIVDQQGRVVGPGETGRLIWTSTICRGTPFLRYDCGDLGTYQAEHCDESGIYCISQLEGRSAGLIKLPSGKSINNIFWNHLLKEYPAVKQFQVAVLPGPRVELRLCGTPFSESQDREVRNLLFQLLEGLPSDIKWVPAISRTAQGKLVQVVQEPEPVT encoded by the coding sequence ATGTCCGGTCCCGATGAATTATGGCAGCATTGGCAGAGGTTGCCCATTGTCACCAAACAACATTTGCAAGATCATTTTGATCCCATCAAAATGGTGGCGGAGCTTGGTCTGCAGGGAAAGGCCTCGTCAACAGGCGGATCTACGGGCGAACCAACCCGATATTTTCACGATCACGCGATGTTGCGTGCAAGCATGGCTGGACAACTTTTCGTTCGGCAAGAACAAGGCTGGCGGTTGGGCATGCCCTTGATCCGAATTTGGGGTTCGGAGCGGGACATCGGCCGCCAGGCTACGCTCCGCAACCGGGTTTCCTTGCGGGTCCAAAATCACTGGCTCATCGATGGTTATCGGATGGACGAGCACACCGTGGACCGAGTCTGCCAGCTCATTAATCGTCTTCAGCCCGTCGCGTTGATGGGTTTCACCACGATGCTGGAATTCTTTGCCGACGCTTGCTTGCGACGGAATGAAACTTTTCCGCCCGGGGCTATCCGCACGGCATGGAACGGTGGTGAAATGTTGTTCGATCACCAAATTGAATTAGCCAAACGGGTCTTTGGCGTTCCCATTCTCAATAACTATGGTGGACGCGAATTGCTGGCAATGGCGTATCAAACGGGCGAAAACACGGCGCTGAAAGTGGTTCGCCCTTGGCTGTTTCTTGAAATCGTCGACCAGCAAGGCCGTGTCGTTGGACCTGGAGAAACCGGACGTCTGATTTGGACCAGCACGATCTGCCGCGGGACGCCCTTCTTACGTTACGACTGCGGAGATTTGGGCACGTATCAAGCGGAACATTGCGACGAATCCGGAATTTACTGCATCAGTCAGCTTGAGGGTCGCTCGGCCGGCTTGATTAAATTGCCCAGTGGGAAGTCCATCAACAACATCTTCTGGAATCATCTTCTGAAGGAATATCCTGCAGTCAAGCAATTTCAAGTCGCTGTGCTGCCAGGGCCTCGAGTTGAGCTACGCTTATGTGGCACCCCGTTTTCTGAATCACAAGACCGTGAAGTGCGCAACCTGTTGTTTCAGTTGCTCGAGGGTCTCCCATCCGATATCAAATGGGTCCCGGCCATAAGCAGAACTGCACAAGGCAAACTGGTCCAAGTGGTGCAGGAACCCGAACCGGTAACCTAA
- a CDS encoding DUF362 domain-containing protein, which yields MTSATAFESETDQHCSQLFVEYATKADYNDTQPEVFPELPEVPQTTALKLMRRLLASSGLDREHYSTPQWNPLAKLVPADTRVVIKPNWVLHENLAGHGMECLVTHTSVLEAILHYLAKARPRSVVVGDAPVQICDFALLSEYLGLQSMIDKFEPAFQRIRIEDFRLVTFLEEGLLRRRESTPRDPSKYVLFDLRAQSELEPISQGHDFRVTMYDPRILQSTHGPGRHQYLVAREVIDADVIINVPKLKTHKKSGLTAALKNMVGINGSKDYLPHHRKGGSKDGGDCYVGSSVFKRCAENLLDQANTSRSMLMHATYSKLAGLARRSGTVFGNDGNLEGSWYGNDTVWRMCLDLQRIIHYGSAEGNLQTAPQRRVISITDAIIAGEGDGPLASSPVALGAMTMGKNVAALEWVHALMMQLDPRKIPLIDRAFDQHHFPLAQFSPNDIVLSLNGSNVKLEHLIQKWSVKVRPAEGWIGHCELAIS from the coding sequence ATGACGTCCGCAACCGCATTCGAATCTGAAACCGATCAGCATTGCTCACAACTATTTGTAGAGTATGCAACAAAGGCTGATTATAACGACACACAGCCGGAAGTGTTCCCCGAATTACCAGAAGTCCCGCAGACGACCGCTTTAAAGCTAATGCGCCGGTTGCTGGCATCATCAGGCCTAGATCGCGAACACTACTCCACGCCACAGTGGAACCCTTTAGCCAAGCTCGTGCCTGCCGATACGCGGGTGGTGATCAAACCCAATTGGGTTTTGCATGAAAATTTAGCGGGCCACGGAATGGAATGTTTAGTTACACACACCTCGGTGCTCGAAGCCATTCTTCATTATTTGGCCAAGGCTAGACCCAGAAGCGTCGTCGTGGGAGATGCCCCGGTGCAAATTTGCGATTTTGCTTTACTCTCAGAGTATCTCGGGCTTCAGTCCATGATCGATAAGTTTGAGCCGGCATTTCAAAGAATTCGGATAGAAGATTTCCGCCTTGTGACTTTCTTGGAAGAAGGTCTATTGCGACGCCGAGAGAGCACACCCCGTGATCCTTCTAAATACGTGTTATTCGATCTGCGCGCTCAAAGCGAGTTAGAACCTATCAGTCAGGGGCATGACTTTCGGGTTACGATGTACGATCCAAGAATATTGCAGAGCACGCACGGTCCGGGCCGGCATCAGTATCTGGTGGCACGCGAAGTCATAGATGCCGATGTCATTATCAACGTTCCCAAACTAAAAACTCACAAAAAGTCCGGCCTCACCGCGGCCTTGAAAAACATGGTTGGCATCAACGGCTCCAAAGATTATTTGCCCCATCATCGCAAAGGCGGCTCGAAAGACGGCGGCGATTGTTATGTGGGTTCGTCGGTGTTTAAACGCTGTGCGGAAAATCTATTAGACCAGGCAAATACATCCCGCAGCATGCTCATGCATGCCACTTACAGTAAACTCGCGGGCTTGGCGCGGCGCTCGGGCACCGTTTTCGGTAACGATGGAAATTTGGAAGGTTCATGGTACGGCAACGACACCGTCTGGCGAATGTGCCTGGACCTACAACGCATCATCCATTACGGCTCCGCGGAGGGAAACTTGCAGACAGCTCCACAACGCCGTGTCATAAGCATTACTGACGCCATTATCGCCGGGGAGGGTGATGGACCTTTGGCATCCAGTCCCGTAGCCTTAGGAGCAATGACAATGGGAAAAAATGTGGCCGCACTAGAATGGGTACACGCCCTGATGATGCAACTCGACCCACGCAAAATCCCGCTCATCGATCGGGCATTCGATCAGCACCACTTTCCGTTGGCTCAGTTCAGTCCAAATGACATTGTCTTATCCCTGAACGGAAGTAATGTAAAATTGGAACACTTAATCCAAAAATGGTCGGTGAAAGTTCGGCCCGCTGAGGGTTGGATCGGCCACTGCGAATTGGCAATCAGCTAA
- a CDS encoding glycosyltransferase — protein sequence MIRVLHLIHWLNVGGVETFLISLLRQIPRDEITMDIFCNGRNTGVLTPEALSTGARLYHGRLTPLHVGFARKLSRTIREGRYDILHNHAEVYGGLPVWIARRCGVKVISSFANTILDSGTTWSHWPGMKQLRAAYGHLSSGYAINHSDIVTAWSLGVLEAVVPDHARRLNCEVLHSGAALNDPPNPQERAELRGELGLPSDIPLVLHVGRFCRQKNHLGMLAIFKEVLQSVPNARLILVGVGPLFEDTQRTISELGLNDRVLCLGVRKDAARLMRCADVFLLPSFYEGLPMVGLEALSSYLPIVASDIAGVRNEIVREGETGLLRPVTDVSGLAAAVVRILTEPELAHKIALAGRRLAESDYTLEAAANRYKRIYQKCLQSPRQNIAEQQAAIPKTLANLVK from the coding sequence ATGATTCGCGTATTGCATTTAATTCATTGGCTCAACGTAGGAGGCGTCGAAACCTTTTTGATTTCGCTGTTGCGCCAGATTCCGCGCGACGAAATCACCATGGATATCTTCTGCAACGGCAGAAATACAGGAGTCTTAACGCCGGAGGCATTATCGACAGGCGCTCGATTGTATCACGGTCGGCTTACTCCACTACACGTTGGTTTTGCACGGAAGCTAAGTCGCACCATTCGAGAAGGCCGATACGATATTCTGCATAATCACGCGGAAGTTTACGGCGGCTTGCCCGTGTGGATAGCCCGTCGCTGCGGTGTGAAAGTCATCAGTTCGTTTGCCAACACTATATTGGATTCCGGAACAACCTGGTCGCATTGGCCTGGGATGAAGCAGTTAAGAGCCGCGTATGGACATCTCAGTTCCGGGTACGCCATTAATCATTCGGACATCGTTACCGCGTGGTCATTAGGTGTTTTAGAGGCCGTCGTTCCCGACCACGCGCGGCGTTTGAATTGCGAAGTGTTACACAGCGGCGCTGCGTTGAACGACCCGCCTAATCCGCAAGAGCGCGCCGAACTGCGTGGGGAACTTGGGCTGCCGTCGGACATCCCCTTGGTCCTGCATGTCGGCCGTTTTTGCCGGCAAAAAAACCATTTGGGAATGCTGGCAATTTTCAAAGAAGTACTGCAGTCGGTTCCCAATGCACGGTTAATCTTGGTCGGAGTAGGACCCTTGTTTGAGGATACTCAGCGGACCATTTCGGAACTCGGTCTCAACGACCGCGTCCTGTGCTTGGGAGTCCGCAAAGATGCTGCACGCCTCATGCGCTGTGCAGATGTGTTCTTGTTACCGTCGTTTTATGAAGGATTGCCCATGGTCGGGCTGGAAGCTTTATCTTCCTATTTGCCGATCGTAGCTTCCGATATCGCCGGGGTGCGAAACGAAATTGTCCGTGAGGGAGAAACAGGTTTGCTTCGCCCTGTGACAGATGTTTCTGGCTTGGCTGCTGCGGTGGTGCGAATTCTCACCGAGCCGGAACTGGCCCACAAAATCGCCCTTGCCGGCCGACGCCTGGCAGAATCGGACTATACACTCGAGGCAGCTGCAAATCGTTATAAGCGGATTTATCAAAAATGCCTGCAATCTCCCCGCCAAAATATCGCCGAGCAGCAGGCCGCAATCCCCAAAACCCTGGCCAATTTGGTAAAATAG